From Bacteroidales bacterium:
CCGGAACAAATCAACAACGATTTTAATGTTAACTACATGCGAACCGAATACGTACATACCGTTCGTTCGGCTCGTATGGCACAACGATGGACAGAGTTCGAAGCCAATAAACATGTTTATCCATATTTGGAATATATGCCAAGCACTGCCGCAGAACCACGCATGGAACATCAAAAATTTTATGGCATTATTAAACCGGTTGACGATCCGTTTTGGGACACATGGCTTCCGCCCAACGGATGGGGTTGTAAATGCTCTGTAAGACCTGTGCGTAATAATAACGATGCTAAACCATTGCCCGCCGATATGCCTCCCATGCCACCCAAAGCCATGCAACACAACCCGGCAAAAACCGGCGAAATATTCAGCAACGAAACATCCTACTTTAAAAAAGTAAAAACGGAACTGCCACAACCAAAACAACAAGCCGTACGTGAAGCGTTTGAACTACTGAAAGAAACCATCCCATACGAACTTGCATACCAAAGCAAAGGGAAAGTGTATACGCATATTTTTAAAGAAGAACCCGAAAAATATAACGAAAACCTCGAAACAGCCAAATTATTAGCCGATAATTTTGATATGGAAATTAAAATAAGACCTTTGATCAATGCTGATAATTATAAAAATCCGGATTTTATAATTAATGGGTTATTTGCAGATCAAGCAATATATGGAAAAAGCAAAAACTTCTATAATTTTATTACTAATTCTTTTAAAGATAAATTTTCAAAAAAAAGAAATGGACAATTAAATAAAACAGGCGGTTATTTAATATTAAGTTTTTCACAAAAAATAGTGATAGATATAAAATACATTAAAAATAAGTTAAACTTTTATAAAGATAAATGTTTTAAAGTTTTTATTATAAATGGCAATGAAATATTTACTTTATAAAAAAAACCGGTTTTGGTCCCTACCGGCAAAGGGGTGGAGGTTAGAATATTTCACCGCCCTCCGATACAAATATACGCATATTTTTTTAAATAGTTGCAATAGTTGAAAAAAAATCATGGAAGGATTAGACCATATCATAAAGAAAGTCACAAGACTAAAACGCTACCTTGAAAAGGACGCCCCTGTAATTATGGGGACAGAAGCCGTTAAGCATTTTCAACAATCGTTTTACGATGAAGGTTTTACTGATAGTTACCTAAACAAATGGAAACCATCAAAACGCAAGGATAGTAGCAGCCAATGGTATGGTTTTTTATATCGTGCCACCACTCCACTACCTAATAATCACCCACGACGCAAAGGCAGTAAGAAAAAATACAAACCACGCAAATCTAATCCAATTACTAATTTTAGTCGTGCCGCTACCAACCGGAAAACATTAACCGGCTATACCGGCGATCTGAAAGATAGTATCAAGTTTAAAAAAACAATACATGGCGTGGTGGTTTATTCCGATTTACCTTATGCAAAAATGCATAACGAAGGAGGATATGTTAATGTTTTTGGCAAAAAACGAATACGATTACCTAAACGTCAATTTATAGGAAAATCGGCTAAACTCGAAAATAAATTACGCTATATGATAATGAAAGATATTCGTAACCTTTTAAAATAACAAAAATATGATAGCTACATATTATCAATTATTAGTAGAAAGAATAAAAAATAACGTCCCTGAGATTGCAACGGTTGAACTATATACCAATCAATACAATCACACAGAAGAAGAACGTCCCATTATAACACCGGCTGTATATATCGAATTTGGCAATATCAGTTGGCACGATACCGGCATTAACACGCAGGAAGGAATACTTACTGTTAACATACATTTCGTTATACCGCATTTACTGCCATCCGATTCAATCGATTTTAACGAGTATAATATTCAGGTGCTCGAACTGTTACAAAAATTACACTTAGCATTGCAAGGTTATCAGATGATTGATAATAACCGGTATGCACATTCAACAAAATTAACACGCATAAGCACACAACACGATACCAATAGCGATGGACTTCAAATATGGATAAATACTTATCAATGCACTATTATAGACAATAGCAGCAATGCCGATGCTAATCATCAACCGTTTAATATTCAAAATTTAACTATATATGGAAACGTATAATTTTAAGCCACATGTAAAAGGCGATACATTTAAAGGTTGTCGGTTTACGGTTAATGTAAATAATGCGCCATTGAATTTAACAGGGTGTCAGATACGAATGCATCTACGTACAAATCCGCTGCATGATTCGAAATACGAATTGTCAACTATAAATGGCAAGATAGTAATTATCGATACTATAAATGGCATATTCGAGATACCCGAACAAATTATCGATATCCCGGCAGGAAATTATTATTATGATATCGAAATTACCTTCCCCGATGGCAAGGTAAAAACATATATAAACGGACGTTTTGAAATTGTACAGGATATAACTTATTGATTATGGAACAGGTAACGATAAACATAACCGAACAAAAAGACCAAGTAACCATACAGGTTAGCGAAGGTGTAAATCAGCAGGATGTATTAAACACACCTTTATCGGGATTATCGCCCGAACCGCAGCGTGTTTTGCCTTCGGCTTTAGATAGCATTTTAACGGCATTTAAAAAGGTTTTAAAATACCTGAGCGATTTAGGAACGGCTGCTTTTCGCAGTGAAACCGATTTTGAACCTGCAGGTACCATGCAACAGCATATAAGCACCATGCCACACTATTCGCACTTGAGCCAACTGCAACAAGATAGCAATTATCGCACCGTTAGCGATGCCGAAAAAACTTCCTGGAATAATAACATTCATTTTAAAGGCATATATCCAAGCGTAAATGCACTTGAACAGGCACATCCAATAGCAAACGAAGGCGACTATGCATTTGTTGATTACGGTTCGGGAGATGATGCCAAAATGTATATCTGGGATAGTAGCGACCATCAATGGATACTTGGTTCAGCACCGCAAGCACCGGAAGTTGACCCGGTATTTACACAGTGGCTACAAACCAATCCATTGCAACATACGCATCAAACCTTTGCCGAAAAAGGAATCAGTTTTAACGGCATGGAAAATCTTATCCCTGTAAATACCGAGGGCTCATTTATTGCTCCGGTTAGCGGCACTGTACGTTGGATTATACATACCATTGATAATTCCCAAGCAACTTGCACAGTGGATGTGTATAAAAATGGCACCAGCATGCCTGGCAATGGCACTAAACCATCGCTCAATAACCAGACAAAAAATAGTGGTACAAGTCAGAACTGGAGTATTAGCAATGTTGTACAAGGCGATACTGTTACCATTCGTATTATTAGCAATATTAACGCTACGAATCTTAATGTAAGTATATTAATTGATAATAGTATATAATTATGGGCTTAAAAACTTATATCGGTGGACCGTCTAATGTTCCGAATTCGTACCTTGAATTAGCAGTTCCAGTAGCAGGCGATGATGTATATGTTCCTGCAAATGCTGGTAATTGCGTTATAGCTGCAGACCTACCATCGAGTGGACAGCTGCGAAGTTTCATTGTAGATAATGGATATACTGGAACGATAGATTTTGGAAACTTTAAAGTATATGCAGGACAGGGAAACCTTACCGGGACTATCTTTGACAGTGGAACAAGTGCTAACTATCAATGTGGAACTGGTGGTGTACAATTATACAGCACGTCATCAACTACATCAGGCGTTAATATTGTAAAGGCTAACAATGCCAACATGGCTAATGTAAACGTTTATCTTAATAGTAACGGATTAGGGCGTTATATGGACTTTCAATCAGATTTCTATTGTAATTTATTAAAGATAATTGCAAACTCTATATATCTATCCAATAGAACATATATGCTAAGTATATACAGAGGTTTTGAGGATTCATTAATTAACAATAACACAAATATTGCGTTGAATATCAATACTAATAACGTTATATTCATTGGTGGCAACATCAATTCCTTTAATACACTTCAAGTATATGGGGCAGTATATATAGGTGGCATAATAACATTACTACATGATTTCCAATTATCTATTTCTAATGCGACTAATCCTACATATTCAGGATTATATTATAACACTAACGGTAGTATCAATTGTAATGGTTATAATGTCATATATTATGTTACTGGCTTTAATTATAATCATAATATATACATAGATAAGGCAATAGATAAATTAATTATCGTCAATACGAGTAATTATACTTCAACATTAAGAATTTTAAATGATATTACAGTTAATAATTACTTCAGCATTGTTGAAACACCACGTCCACGCTCTCCATTCAATGCCGTTAGAAGTGCCACTAATGGAACTAAGGTTAATATAACGCTTGGGAATAATTGTAAGTACTTGATTGCATGGTCATTATTATATGACCTATCATTCAACAAGCCTGTAACGGCTTTCAAATCAAGTGTTAATAATTGCGACAATATAAATGTAGTTGATTATCCACAAACAATTATAAGTGTAAAATAAAAAGAGCTGCCTAAAAGGCAGCTCTCAAATTGCGATGACCATCGTTATAGCATTTAACCGGTCTTATAACTATTAGCTGTACATCACTAAATCAGTAACCGGCTCGCAATTATTTATAAATTCCGTGCCTGCATATTATGTGCTCTATAGTTTTAGGCGACAGATAAAAGCGTTCGGCAACTTTTTCTACAATTGCAGAATATTTCCATTGCGGATATTTTTTTTGCAGTTCGTTAAAATATTTTTCAACGTCTTTATTACGTTTTTTTAATCGTTCAGGATTTTTTAGTTTACTCATAGCTGTTCAATTTAAAAGGAACTATTTTATATTTTAGCACCGAAATTATTTTAATAAGTTCTTCTTTAGTATAATCATTTAGATACTTACCCCAATAGTTTTTTACATCTTCTTGAATTCTTATCATATCAGCCTTCCCTTCTATATTATAACCTATCGTTCTATAGAGAGATATAATTGTTTTTCGTAGTTTATCGCATTGAATCGATTCTTTTTTTTGCTCGTACAGTTCTTCTAATTTCTTGATTAATTGCGTACACTCATCTATGGTCATTTCGCTCGAATGTTCGGTTCTACCATGAGTATATTGCAAAATAAGTTCATTTTTTAATGAAGCAATACCGGTTATATATAATAACTTATATAATTTCTTGTTTTGAGATAATGTACGTTTCATATCTTATGATCTTAGTATTGGTCTTCCCAGCGACGATTACGCAAATACGTTTCGGGATATGCCTGCGCTATACCCGTACGCTCGAGATAACTCTTATATGCTTTAATACGCCGTAAACAAGTTGTTTTGTCTGCATCTGATAATGCATTCCATAATTTTTCGGTTTTTGTTTTGTTGCCTACTTTATAGGAGTATACATTCCAAAATCTGTCAAAACTTAAATCTTCGGCTATTTCAGCAACTTTCATTTTAAAATGAGAAGTTAGCAATAACATATTATCATATGTTATAATATCATTGACCTGAAGCAAACGGCGTACTCTATCATACGTTACATCACAATGAAACTCGAGAGCATACAATACACCGCTCTCGTCGTATGCTACTTCGAGCTTTAATCCTTTATCGTTGGTTATTAAATATTTGCCCATATTTCTTATTTTTTTTAACTTTGCAAAACAATTGTTATGAAATTTCTTAATAAACTCTTATTATTTGTAAGACTTCTAAACGATTCAGTGCTTATTATCAGCAGCATAGTTTTTATTATTGGCATCGTTACCGGATTATTTATGTACACAATTACACTATTCATATGGCAACTTATATTATTTATACTGGCACCATGGATTATATATTGGATATTGCTTAAAATTCATAGCATTAGCAAGAGAAAGTTTACCAGAGGCGATGCCGTTAAAATGATTGCTGATAATCGTAAATTTATTGTTATTCGGTATCACTTTTGGTTGCC
This genomic window contains:
- a CDS encoding BppU family phage baseplate upper protein yields the protein METYNFKPHVKGDTFKGCRFTVNVNNAPLNLTGCQIRMHLRTNPLHDSKYELSTINGKIVIIDTINGIFEIPEQIIDIPAGNYYYDIEITFPDGKVKTYINGRFEIVQDITY
- a CDS encoding phage virion morphogenesis protein, coding for MEGLDHIIKKVTRLKRYLEKDAPVIMGTEAVKHFQQSFYDEGFTDSYLNKWKPSKRKDSSSQWYGFLYRATTPLPNNHPRRKGSKKKYKPRKSNPITNFSRAATNRKTLTGYTGDLKDSIKFKKTIHGVVVYSDLPYAKMHNEGGYVNVFGKKRIRLPKRQFIGKSAKLENKLRYMIMKDIRNLLK